In Nostoc sp. UHCC 0926, a single genomic region encodes these proteins:
- a CDS encoding DUF3153 domain-containing protein, translating to MNSSIFGKIFLWLIRPFSFVLAKMKFLSPLNGRNRINRVFPIRNPILWLVLLTSLLLSGCVKYDVGLNFDNSNSGELVQHIKLGERLTSFSGDYVYEWLNTIERRARKLEGKAQRVSTEEIIVTIPFSSGRELQEKFNEFFNSRVNQSSESVQSKSDSELPKIESNVLLEENNFLLLVRNRLIYDLDLRSLSLIASKGNVLANAGSILDLEFSLKTPWGAKNIQLTETAIAPEKNGNQLVWKLQPGELNHIEAVFWLPSPLGIGALLIILFVWGGLYLRYNFMPDPRIQFPPKAAAIQEQ from the coding sequence ATGAATTCTTCAATTTTCGGAAAGATTTTCTTGTGGTTAATCAGACCATTTAGTTTTGTGTTGGCAAAGATGAAATTTCTCTCACCACTGAATGGTCGAAATCGAATCAACCGCGTTTTTCCCATACGAAATCCTATTCTGTGGCTAGTGCTGTTAACATCCCTGCTGCTGTCTGGCTGTGTGAAGTACGACGTGGGGCTTAACTTTGACAACTCAAATAGTGGTGAACTAGTACAGCATATTAAGTTGGGAGAACGGCTAACCAGTTTTAGTGGCGATTATGTATATGAATGGTTAAATACCATAGAGCGCCGCGCCCGTAAACTTGAGGGTAAAGCACAGCGAGTTTCCACTGAAGAAATCATCGTCACAATTCCTTTTAGTAGTGGTAGGGAATTGCAAGAGAAATTCAACGAATTTTTTAACTCCCGTGTTAATCAATCATCTGAGTCTGTGCAGAGCAAATCTGACTCAGAACTGCCGAAAATTGAATCAAACGTCCTCTTGGAGGAGAACAATTTTTTACTTTTAGTCCGAAATCGGTTGATTTATGATTTGGATTTGCGATCGCTTTCTCTAATTGCCAGCAAAGGTAACGTCCTGGCTAATGCTGGTTCGATTCTCGACTTGGAATTTAGTTTGAAGACTCCTTGGGGAGCCAAAAATATTCAACTAACTGAAACTGCGATTGCGCCTGAAAAGAATGGCAATCAACTAGTGTGGAAACTCCAGCCTGGTGAGCTAAATCACATAGAAGCTGTTTTCTGGCTTCCCAGCCCCCTTGGTATTGGTGCGTTGTTAATTATCCTGTTTGTCTGGGGAGGATTGTACTTAAGATACAATTTCATGCCAGATCCCAGAATTCAGTTTCCTCCCAAAGCAGCAGCGATCCAGGAACAGTAG
- a CDS encoding winged helix-turn-helix transcriptional regulator: MSVSKNPDACPVSILMSLLSGTWTMYILWVLCNRGPSRFGALKHLVEGISTKVLTERLRMLQAAEIIYRHYEPTVPPQVTYGLTERGQELIDVLHQLNALAERWYGSEQPEHSNIQKERSIHTESSSMSNRESF, encoded by the coding sequence ATGTCTGTCTCTAAAAATCCTGATGCTTGCCCAGTCAGTATTCTGATGTCCTTACTATCAGGAACCTGGACAATGTATATACTGTGGGTGTTGTGTAATCGTGGGCCTAGTCGCTTTGGTGCATTGAAGCATCTAGTCGAGGGCATCTCCACCAAAGTTCTGACGGAAAGACTGAGAATGCTTCAGGCAGCAGAAATTATTTATCGCCACTATGAACCAACTGTGCCACCACAAGTAACTTACGGTCTGACAGAACGTGGTCAAGAATTAATTGATGTGCTTCATCAACTCAATGCACTAGCTGAACGCTGGTATGGCAGCGAACAACCAGAACATAGCAATATTCAAAAGGAACGTTCCATCCATACCGAAAGTTCTTCCATGTCAAACAGAGAAAGTTTTTGA
- a CDS encoding tetratricopeptide repeat protein: protein MSAESLEIAKTRYQTGKVAFENGQYREAVENLEKASALLAGNSRFAGEVEIHLVTAYEAAGRTDDAIALCERLKRHPYFETSKQARQMLYILKAPKLKRPSEWMTQIPDLGTLPDNELKISIAAKPTKSSVQQKPKPTEPEFVDLSQVNTRDNRFIWVALIAIGLTISYLVWLSFSGTPG, encoded by the coding sequence GTGAGTGCAGAAAGTTTAGAAATTGCTAAAACCCGCTACCAGACTGGTAAAGTTGCCTTTGAAAATGGGCAATACCGCGAAGCCGTAGAAAATTTAGAAAAGGCCAGCGCCCTGTTAGCTGGTAATTCTCGCTTTGCGGGCGAAGTAGAAATTCATCTAGTGACAGCTTATGAAGCGGCTGGACGCACGGATGATGCGATCGCTCTTTGCGAAAGACTCAAACGCCATCCCTATTTTGAAACCAGCAAACAAGCGCGACAGATGCTTTACATCTTAAAAGCACCAAAGCTGAAAAGACCGAGCGAATGGATGACCCAAATCCCCGATTTGGGCACATTACCCGATAATGAACTCAAAATTTCTATTGCTGCTAAACCTACTAAATCTTCTGTGCAGCAGAAGCCTAAACCTACGGAGCCAGAATTTGTTGACCTCAGTCAGGTCAATACCAGAGATAATCGCTTTATCTGGGTGGCACTAATTGCCATTGGTTTAACCATCTCGTACTTGGTTTGGTTGAGTTTTTCAGGAACCCCTGGCTGA
- a CDS encoding FMN-dependent NADH-azoreductase, producing the protein MVNILHIDSSPRAERSHSRELSKEFVSRWRAAHPEDAITYRDLGHHPVPHVDEAWIAAAFSPPETHTPELTEAIRISDELVDEFFAADRYVFGVPMYNFNIPSTFKAYIDQIVRINRTVALNDQGFRGLVEGKKAVIITASGGDYSAASPAAAYNFQEPYLRAIFGFIGLTDIQFINAHSMNNSDDARTQSLSEARAAIQDAIAHW; encoded by the coding sequence GTGGTAAACATTCTACATATTGATTCCAGTCCTCGTGCTGAACGATCGCACTCAAGAGAACTATCTAAGGAATTCGTCAGTCGTTGGAGGGCGGCGCATCCTGAAGATGCGATCACTTATCGAGATTTAGGGCATCACCCAGTACCTCACGTTGATGAAGCTTGGATTGCAGCTGCATTTTCACCACCAGAAACCCATACCCCAGAGTTAACTGAGGCAATTAGGATTTCTGACGAGTTAGTAGATGAATTTTTCGCTGCCGATCGCTACGTCTTTGGAGTGCCAATGTATAACTTTAATATACCTTCCACTTTCAAGGCTTACATTGACCAAATCGTTCGGATTAACCGGACTGTTGCTTTAAATGATCAAGGTTTTAGAGGATTAGTCGAGGGTAAAAAGGCAGTTATCATTACAGCTAGCGGTGGTGACTATAGTGCAGCATCCCCTGCTGCTGCCTATAACTTCCAAGAACCATACCTGCGGGCGATTTTCGGGTTTATTGGGCTTACAGACATTCAATTTATTAACGCTCATAGCATGAACAATAGTGATGATGCCCGTACCCAATCTCTATCAGAAGCACGGGCAGCAATTCAAGATGCGATCGCCCACTGGTAA